The Methanothermobacter sp. CaT2 DNA window AGAGGCTCGAGATACTTGAAGACGTGGTGGAGGGGTTCCTGAACCAGAGCCTGCCTGAAAGGATCACAGGAAAGAAACCCGATGCCCTCATACACTACAGAGAAAGGTTCAGGGATGGCAGGTTCAACAATTTATAACATTTTCAACCGATCTCTTTAATTATTTCTTATTTTAATGTTTCCCTCGAAAAATGTATATCTATCGATGACATACTTATTACATAATAGGTTAGGAGTGATTCCATGGAACCATATGGTAAGGGGGACGGCCGTGTCAGGTGGGTGACGCCTGAATGGCTGATGGAGAATATGGAGGATGTTGCCATAATAGACTGTCAGCCAAACATCCACGACTACATACTTGAACACATACCCGGAGCAGTTTACCTCAACGAGGGCCTCTTCAGGGAGCCCCATGGGAAGGCGCCGGCGATGTACATCCCTGAGGGAGCAGTCGAGCTGATATTCCAGCAGGCAGGGATCGAAAACAGGCCCACCGTTGTATACACAGGTACCGGCGGAGTCAAGGGCTGGGGTGATGGTCTCGAGCAGACCATGGTGGCCTACAGCCTTGCAAGGTTTGGCCATGAAAACATTCTGGTACTCAATGGCGGACTCGCAGAGTGGAAGAGGGCCGGTGGAGAATTAACAAAGGTATTCCCTGAGGTTGAGGAATCTGGTTTCTCTGCTGTGACAAAGGAGGACTTCTACATAGAGTACCCTGAATTCAAAAGGATAAAGGACGATGAAGACGTTCTGCTGCTCGATGCAAGACCTGCAGAGGTCTATGAGGGGCAGGGCCCCTGGATAAAACCCGGGCACATACCGGGCGCAGTTAACCTCCCCTGGGCTGACCTCATGGACCCGGAAAACAGGACCCTGCTGAAGCCAGAGGATGAGATACTTGAACTCGTAAATTCAGTGGGTGCAACACCCGACAGAAAGATAATCTGCAGCTGCGGCACCGGCAGGGAGGCGACGAACGAGTTCCTCCTCTTCAAGTGGTACCTTGGGTACCCTGATGTCAGGATATATGAGGGATCATTCACCGAGTGGACCCAGATAGAGGACAACCCCACAGTCACGGGTCCGGACCCACGCTGATGAACCCTCAAATTATTTTTTATTCATGAAAAATTCAGTGCCCCTGACCACCGAAGTCTGTTTTAAGTTCTGATCCCGCAAATAACATCACAGCAAGGGCTGCAGCCACGTTCAGAATCATCAGGAATATTCCTCCAGCAAGGGTGCCCTGGACCGGGAAGAGGAAGTATGAGAGGTTTCCTGTTGTGTGGATTATCATGGTGGCCAGTATACTGCCTGTGGAGTTGTAGACCCAGGTGTATATCACCGAAGCAGAGATTATAAGGATCATGAAACTCCAGAATGGGACCTGGGACTGTATGCTACCCCCAATGAAGAATAGGGGTATGTGCCAGAGCCCCCATATGAACCCTATTATCAGGGCCGTGTAGATTGGCGAGTACCTCCTCTGAAGCCGTGGAAGGGCATAGCCCCTCCACCCGAATTCCTCCTGCAGTGGCCCCCCGAGGAAGAATATGTAAATGAACACCATTATGACCGTGAGGGGCTGGGAGGTCCAGTAGAGGTAGGGGTGGGGGTCACCCCACAGGACACCCAGGTAGAGTGCCACTGCAGTTAGCACAGGAAAGAATAAGAGGATTACAGGCCACCAGAGCCTGTGAAAGTCGTAATTAACACCTTTCCTGAGGAGTGCCAGCAGTTCATCCCGGCCGCCATACCTGTAGCTCAGGAGAACAGCTGCAAGTGTTGGGCCGAAGGCTGCAGGGTTGTAGGGGCTTTCAAGGAATGCCTGCAGGGGCTGGGGGAAACTGAAGCCCGCAGAGACCATTGCTATAGGTATCCAGAGTACCCATGAAAATATGAATGCCACAATGAAAAAGTCTGATATGCGATCATTCTCCATCATAACCACCAGAATCCTATCAGTGCACCTTAAAGGGTGTGAGGGTCACAGGGACCCTGAAGGGATACGATGTACCTCATCTCACCCTCCATCACGATACACAGTATAGGTTTCAGTGAGACTGCATTTATACCCTTTTCTGTGAGGATGAAGCTGACCCTGAAGACGGGTATTAAAAGCCTGCCACCGGCATCCACAGCTGCAGCGGGACATGCCCCCTCAATTATCC harbors:
- a CDS encoding sulfurtransferase, coding for MEPYGKGDGRVRWVTPEWLMENMEDVAIIDCQPNIHDYILEHIPGAVYLNEGLFREPHGKAPAMYIPEGAVELIFQQAGIENRPTVVYTGTGGVKGWGDGLEQTMVAYSLARFGHENILVLNGGLAEWKRAGGELTKVFPEVEESGFSAVTKEDFYIEYPEFKRIKDDEDVLLLDARPAEVYEGQGPWIKPGHIPGAVNLPWADLMDPENRTLLKPEDEILELVNSVGATPDRKIICSCGTGREATNEFLLFKWYLGYPDVRIYEGSFTEWTQIEDNPTVTGPDPR
- a CDS encoding type II CAAX endopeptidase family protein — its product is MENDRISDFFIVAFIFSWVLWIPIAMVSAGFSFPQPLQAFLESPYNPAAFGPTLAAVLLSYRYGGRDELLALLRKGVNYDFHRLWWPVILLFFPVLTAVALYLGVLWGDPHPYLYWTSQPLTVIMVFIYIFFLGGPLQEEFGWRGYALPRLQRRYSPIYTALIIGFIWGLWHIPLFFIGGSIQSQVPFWSFMILIISASVIYTWVYNSTGSILATMIIHTTGNLSYFLFPVQGTLAGGIFLMILNVAAALAVMLFAGSELKTDFGGQGH